Genomic window (Melioribacteraceae bacterium):
GTTGTTCCGTCAACAGCTTCTCCAAAAAAGTGTTGAGGATATCAGACTTATCTTAATGAGAAAGAATAAAATCTACATAATCAAAACAGGGCAGGAGATGTACGATTATTTTGCGAATGAACTTAATCCTGCCGATCCAAATGGAGAAAATAATTCCGAGATTATACAATTATTTACTTCTGTTAAAGATATAATTAGATCCGATGAAGTAATTCAAAGTGAATTTGAGAATCAGAGAACTTTCAATATTCTTGTTCCTTTTGTGCCAGACGGTGAGTATCTGGGTGTATTGTACATGCGAATTACACCCGACTTCAAATCTCTAACCGAAGAAGTTGGTTCTAATTTTGATAAAATATCACTCATTTATATTACACTTATGTTCTTTGGTTTATTGGGAATATTTTTAGTTTCGCTTCAAGCTGTTAAAGATAGAGATGAAGCCCAAAAGAAATTATATTCGGAACATGAAGAAAACTTAAAAAAGGAAATTCAGCTCGAAAAGGAATCACTATTTACCAAAAGAATTTATCATACTCATCACAAAGCAGAAAAAATTATGGGATTCATAAAGGAAGATGTGAGGAAAATGACGAGTGATAATTTAGATGAGATTAAAAATAGGGTTATTACATATTCTAATTTTATATCACGAATAATTTATGATATGAAATGGTACGATCAGGCAATTAATACAATTATTAATCCTATGTTCCGTACCGATATTAACAAAGTGATTGGATTTGTGATTGATAATATTTTTCTCAGGATATCAAGCAAGAATGAAATGTTTGAATTCCGGATGGATTTAGATGAGTCGCTTCCATTCGTAAATGTTAATGAATTTGTAATATGGGAAATTCTTGAGCCGTTGATACAAAACAGTATTGATCATGGTCAGAAAAGTTCGTTGAATATTAAGATACAAACCAGATATGATAAGGCTTCAAACACTTCATATATATTTATTTCTGATAATGGCGTGGGTATTAGTCCCGGATTGCTTGAATTTAATGAGAATAAAATCAAAAAAATATTTCTTGAAAGTGAATCGACCGCAAAGCAGTATGGTATTCATTCGGGATATGGTTGTTATATTGCATATCAGATGGCTGTTGGAAGATGCGGCTGGATTTTGGATGCTGAAAATCCCGAAGAGGGAGGCTGTAAATTTACAATTACAATAAAAAATCGTTGAGGAATTACTTTGAAAGATGAATTTATCAATATCCTGCTGGTTGAAGATGAAGATTTTGATGTAAGAAGAGTGAAGAATACTATCTCTTATTACGATAAAAGAATAAAGATTGGAGATATAGTTTCGAATGGCAGAGCCGCACTGGAACTGGTGCAAAAACATCCTGATAAGTATGATGTAGTAATTTTAGATTATCAAATTTCGGGCGGGTTGCGAGGTGAAGAATTAATTGGAAAAATTAAAGATTCCGACCCTTTCCTGCAGATTATTGTAATTACTAAAATGACTATAAACATAACCGATTATAATTTCGCTAATAATCTTCTCAAAGCGGGGGCATTCTGGTACTGCACAAAATACCCGGGAAATATTGAGGAATATATCTATCAACCGACCGATTTTATACTTTCTATTTTTAATGCCAATCAAAAAAAGAAGCTCGAAAAACTTAAACTCCGATCCGATAAAAAATTAAAACAGAATATTGAAAATATTCTTGAATCGAAAAGGATCATTGGTGAATCCAAGCCAATGGAAATATTAAAAGAGAGTATTGAACGCTACGCTAAAAGTGATGTGAATATTTTAATTAATGGACCCTCCGGCACCGGAAAGGAATTAGTCGCTTGGAATATTCATTTAAAAAGTAAGCGCCGTTACGAAAATTTTGTTCCGATCAACTGCGGCAGTATTCCCGGGGAATTAATTGAGAGCGAATTGTTTGGTTATGAAAAGGGAGCTTTCACCGGGGCAAATACAAAAAAGGCGGGATTGTTTGAAGTTGCGCATAATGGAACTTTATTTCTTGATGAGGTTGCTGAACTACCATTAGCCGCTCAGGTTAAACTACTTCGCGTTATTCAGGAAGGGGAAATTGAAAAAATAGGTAGAACGGAAAAAATTAATGTTAATGTTAGAATTCTTGCCGCGACAAATAAAAATCTTGCGAATCATGTTAGTGAAGGATTGTTCCGTGAAGATTTGTACTATCGGTTGAATGTAGTTCCTATGGATTTAGTACCGCTCCGCCAGCGTGGAGATGATATTATTTTATTATTTAACCACTTCCTGGATTTCTTCAGTCAAGATATGGGCATGAATATACCGGAGGTTGATGATGAGGCAAAAGAAATTCTTCTTCATTATAAATGGCCCGGAAATGTTAGGGAATTAAGAAATGTTGCGCAGAGATTAGTTTTAAATTGTTCCGGAATTATAACCGCAAAAGATATCAGTAATCCAATGATTTTGAGAAATCATGTTGTAATGAAGGATGAAACAAATTTTGAGGAATCGTTTATGGGACAGGTATTACCGCTTAAAGAGATGGAGAAGGTGTTCCGTGTAAAAT
Coding sequences:
- a CDS encoding ATP-binding protein; this translates as MKTHRIKKKISDYRFEIKHIAIFITILIIFQIVLALVQKSIVTDFLFETQEWYKKDSAERVAILTSTSMELLFQNLFMDRSNHQLDSRNIINSFNVLFRQQLLQKSVEDIRLILMRKNKIYIIKTGQEMYDYFANELNPADPNGENNSEIIQLFTSVKDIIRSDEVIQSEFENQRTFNILVPFVPDGEYLGVLYMRITPDFKSLTEEVGSNFDKISLIYITLMFFGLLGIFLVSLQAVKDRDEAQKKLYSEHEENLKKEIQLEKESLFTKRIYHTHHKAEKIMGFIKEDVRKMTSDNLDEIKNRVITYSNFISRIIYDMKWYDQAINTIINPMFRTDINKVIGFVIDNIFLRISSKNEMFEFRMDLDESLPFVNVNEFVIWEILEPLIQNSIDHGQKSSLNIKIQTRYDKASNTSYIFISDNGVGISPGLLEFNENKIKKIFLESESTAKQYGIHSGYGCYIAYQMAVGRCGWILDAENPEEGGCKFTITIKNR
- a CDS encoding sigma-54-dependent Fis family transcriptional regulator; its protein translation is MTLKDEFINILLVEDEDFDVRRVKNTISYYDKRIKIGDIVSNGRAALELVQKHPDKYDVVILDYQISGGLRGEELIGKIKDSDPFLQIIVITKMTINITDYNFANNLLKAGAFWYCTKYPGNIEEYIYQPTDFILSIFNANQKKKLEKLKLRSDKKLKQNIENILESKRIIGESKPMEILKESIERYAKSDVNILINGPSGTGKELVAWNIHLKSKRRYENFVPINCGSIPGELIESELFGYEKGAFTGANTKKAGLFEVAHNGTLFLDEVAELPLAAQVKLLRVIQEGEIEKIGRTEKINVNVRILAATNKNLANHVSEGLFREDLYYRLNVVPMDLVPLRQRGDDIILLFNHFLDFFSQDMGMNIPEVDDEAKEILLHYKWPGNVRELRNVAQRLVLNCSGIITAKDISNPMILRNHVVMKDETNFEESFMGQVLPLKEMEKVFRVKYFKYVRSISSSDSNAAEKLGLAPSNFYRMCKELGLK